Proteins encoded by one window of Candidatus Aramenus sp. CH1:
- the asd gene encoding aspartate-semialdehyde dehydrogenase: MDKIRVSLLGSTGMVGQKMVKLLAPHPFLELTKVSASPSKIGRKYQEAVKWVEGGEIPESIRDLRIVSTNPEDHKDVDVVLSALPNELAEDVELKLVREGKVVVSNASPFRMDPEVPLINPEINWEHLELLKTQRSKRGWKGLLVKNPNCTASILSIPFKPILKSLNMGKVIITTLQAVSGAGYNGLSFMSIENNVIPYIKGEEEKIPKEMNKMLGSLKEDSIVPAGIDATITSTRVPTKVGHMGVVNVITEEGKVEEIKKALSSFKSLPQERGLPTAPAKPIVLHEQEDRPQPEIDLKTGNGMEVHVGRFKFENGVLRFVVLGDNLVRGAAGITILTVELMRELGYI, from the coding sequence ATGGACAAGATAAGGGTCTCGTTACTTGGCTCTACCGGAATGGTAGGGCAAAAGATGGTAAAGCTTTTGGCACCTCACCCATTTCTTGAGCTAACTAAGGTCAGCGCTTCGCCCTCAAAAATAGGTAGAAAATACCAAGAGGCGGTAAAGTGGGTTGAAGGAGGGGAGATCCCAGAGAGCATAAGGGATCTAAGGATTGTGTCCACCAATCCAGAAGACCACAAGGACGTAGACGTGGTGCTCTCGGCCCTTCCCAACGAGTTAGCAGAGGACGTAGAGCTAAAGCTGGTCAGGGAGGGGAAGGTCGTAGTGTCCAACGCTAGCCCATTTAGGATGGATCCAGAAGTGCCCCTTATCAACCCAGAGATAAACTGGGAACACTTGGAGCTACTAAAGACCCAGAGGTCGAAGAGGGGTTGGAAGGGGTTGCTAGTCAAGAACCCCAACTGCACCGCCTCGATCTTGTCGATTCCCTTCAAGCCTATCTTAAAGAGCTTGAACATGGGCAAGGTCATAATTACCACGCTTCAGGCAGTAAGCGGTGCTGGTTACAACGGGCTCTCCTTTATGTCCATAGAGAACAACGTCATACCTTACATTAAGGGAGAGGAGGAGAAGATACCAAAGGAGATGAACAAAATGCTGGGTAGCCTAAAGGAGGACTCAATAGTCCCAGCCGGCATAGACGCCACTATCACCTCGACTAGGGTACCTACGAAGGTGGGCCACATGGGCGTGGTCAACGTGATAACTGAAGAGGGAAAAGTGGAGGAGATAAAGAAGGCTTTGAGTTCCTTCAAGTCGTTACCCCAAGAAAGGGGTCTACCAACTGCCCCAGCCAAGCCCATCGTCCTCCACGAGCAGGAGGACAGGCCACAGCCAGAGATTGACCTAAAGACCGGAAACGGGATGGAAGTCCACGTAGGGCGGTTCAAGTTTGAGAACGGCGTCCTGAGGTTCGTCGTGCTGGGAGACAACCTAGTTAGGGGGGCAGCAGGAATAACCATACTCACTGTAGAGCTAATGAGAGAGCTAGGGTACATATGA
- a CDS encoding aspartate kinase, giving the protein MPVVKIGGSIQKDERDFSLIVEKIRSYAKGKTIVVTSALKGVTNQLISATENRDKAVDIVSDIYDKHVKLLSKVTEGSAFEQAFREISKLADELFKIAWSIRVLDEMTPRVRDYILSFGERMATIVLNASLNSSRIESIAYPEPPLVTDNNFGDAKVIEKLSALEVKKILDLNANVVVVPGFIGKTENNRYTTLGRGGSDYTATVLGKLTGIEEVRLITEVPGIMTGDPKKFPNAVTIKRLSLEEAIELSQMGAKRLHPRTFEPLLNSNVQVIIEGLYDEGYTVVQGECSNDKGIKGIAVVDELKLVTVESTDIVGKVGSAAKVMKEAKDSGVNIVSISQPASETTIQLVVNSQYAELLSKRLTELPEVERVELEDVDAVNVVGCGLKFKEVYREVLREASNYNVISVSRGLNNVSVTFIVKKDDSLNLAKDLHEVVLKWTR; this is encoded by the coding sequence GTGCCAGTCGTTAAAATAGGCGGTTCTATACAGAAGGACGAAAGGGACTTCTCGCTGATCGTGGAGAAAATAAGGAGTTACGCTAAAGGAAAGACCATAGTGGTCACCTCAGCCCTAAAGGGAGTAACCAACCAGCTGATCTCAGCCACAGAGAACAGGGACAAGGCAGTAGACATAGTCAGCGACATTTACGACAAGCACGTCAAACTCCTTTCTAAGGTCACTGAAGGGTCCGCGTTTGAACAAGCCTTCAGGGAGATATCCAAGCTCGCCGACGAACTCTTTAAAATAGCGTGGTCAATAAGGGTACTCGACGAGATGACGCCGAGGGTTAGGGACTACATCCTGTCCTTCGGCGAGAGGATGGCCACAATAGTCCTTAACGCGTCCCTCAATTCCTCTAGGATAGAGTCAATCGCGTACCCCGAGCCTCCACTTGTCACGGACAACAACTTTGGGGACGCTAAGGTCATAGAGAAGCTCTCCGCGTTAGAGGTAAAGAAAATCTTGGACTTAAATGCCAACGTAGTCGTTGTTCCAGGGTTTATAGGGAAGACCGAGAACAACAGGTATACTACGTTGGGGCGAGGAGGTAGCGACTACACTGCAACTGTTCTTGGGAAGTTGACGGGCATAGAAGAGGTAAGGCTAATCACGGAAGTGCCCGGCATAATGACCGGAGACCCCAAGAAGTTCCCAAACGCTGTGACCATAAAGAGGCTGTCGTTGGAGGAGGCAATAGAGCTCTCGCAGATGGGGGCTAAAAGGCTCCACCCGAGGACCTTCGAGCCCCTGTTGAACAGCAACGTTCAAGTTATAATTGAGGGCCTCTACGACGAGGGTTACACAGTCGTGCAGGGGGAATGCAGCAACGATAAGGGAATAAAGGGCATAGCGGTGGTGGACGAGCTAAAACTCGTTACTGTAGAGAGCACGGACATAGTGGGAAAGGTTGGATCTGCAGCCAAGGTAATGAAAGAAGCAAAGGACTCTGGAGTAAACATCGTGTCCATCTCACAGCCTGCTTCAGAGACTACGATACAGCTAGTTGTAAACTCGCAGTACGCTGAACTGCTCTCCAAGAGGCTAACGGAGTTGCCTGAGGTGGAAAGAGTGGAGCTCGAAGACGTGGACGCGGTTAACGTAGTTGGTTGCGGTCTCAAGTTCAAGGAAGTATACAGGGAGGTCCTCAGGGAGGCGTCCAACTACAACGTGATCTCCGTATCCAGGGGGCTCAACAACGTGAGCGTTACATTTATAGTGAAAAAAGACGACTCTTTAAACCTAGCTAAAGATTTACACGAGGTTGTGCTAAAATGGACAAGATAA
- the thrC gene encoding threonine synthase, producing the protein MRCLGCGYESPLDQRIITCPKCGGILEINVKLKSFSFSNLRGRGVWRYREAIPGKYDKVITLNEGGTPLIKSRERGEVYYKFEGANPTGSFKDRGMTVAISSAVNTNHKVVVAASTGNTAASAAAYAARAGLKIFLLLPKGKVALGKLAQSVLYGATIIEVNGSFDVAMSSVMKIYRELGIVYPLNSFNPWRLEGQKTIAYEIVEDMGVPDAVVVPVGNAGNIYAIWKGFMELMEAGVIDRVPRMIGVQAEGASPIANAIIKGLDKPEFVENPETIATAIRIGKPVNWMKAMKAIKESKGYAITVSDNEIMEAQKELARNEGVGAEPASASSLAGYDKLLREGILDKRDKVALILTGHALKDPDAMLRQDKRIVSLNPEEIERVILGEVSASR; encoded by the coding sequence ATGAGGTGTTTGGGCTGTGGCTATGAGTCCCCCCTTGATCAAAGGATTATAACTTGTCCCAAATGTGGGGGAATACTGGAAATAAACGTAAAGCTCAAGTCCTTCTCCTTCTCCAACTTAAGAGGGAGGGGGGTCTGGAGGTATAGGGAAGCTATTCCCGGAAAATATGACAAAGTTATAACGCTGAACGAGGGAGGTACTCCTCTAATAAAGTCAAGGGAAAGGGGAGAAGTTTACTACAAGTTCGAGGGAGCCAACCCCACGGGAAGCTTTAAGGACAGGGGCATGACTGTTGCCATCAGCTCAGCCGTTAACACGAACCACAAGGTAGTAGTAGCTGCCTCAACTGGCAACACTGCTGCCTCTGCCGCTGCTTACGCAGCGAGGGCAGGGCTAAAGATTTTCCTCCTCTTGCCCAAAGGCAAGGTTGCCCTAGGCAAACTCGCCCAGTCAGTACTTTACGGTGCCACAATAATAGAGGTAAACGGAAGCTTCGACGTTGCCATGAGCTCTGTAATGAAGATCTATAGAGAACTTGGCATAGTGTACCCCTTAAACTCGTTTAACCCGTGGAGGCTTGAAGGGCAGAAGACCATTGCCTACGAGATAGTGGAAGACATGGGTGTTCCAGACGCAGTAGTAGTTCCAGTTGGCAACGCTGGGAACATATACGCCATATGGAAGGGCTTCATGGAGCTCATGGAGGCTGGAGTCATAGATAGGGTTCCCAGGATGATAGGCGTTCAAGCTGAGGGGGCTTCCCCAATCGCCAACGCGATCATTAAGGGGCTTGACAAGCCAGAGTTCGTGGAAAACCCCGAGACCATAGCCACTGCCATAAGGATAGGTAAGCCGGTTAACTGGATGAAGGCGATGAAGGCAATCAAGGAGTCTAAGGGTTACGCAATAACTGTCTCTGACAACGAGATAATGGAGGCGCAAAAGGAGTTGGCCAGAAATGAGGGAGTTGGAGCTGAACCAGCGTCAGCCTCGTCCTTGGCCGGGTACGATAAGCTATTGAGGGAGGGGATTCTAGACAAGAGAGACAAGGTGGCGTTAATTTTAACCGGTCACGCTCTAAAGGATCCCGACGCAATGCTAAGGCAAGACAAGAGGATAGTCTCCCTCAATCCGGAGGAGATTGAGAGGGTCATATTAGGTGAGGTAAGTGCCAGTCGTTAA
- a CDS encoding UbiD family decarboxylase, which produces MTFKDLRDYIKFMDERGKIIHIEDEVDPVLEIAEVSRRATYANLPPLLFERVKNYEGWKVLTNVFGSMESVYDVFGTRDLEGISQSFLSILGELPVTLLDKVKSLGNALRMGKFMPKSSSPKFEENPIGLTDVPALKTWPKDAGRYFTFSIVITKDPSGVNNLSVYRVQVLNEREAIVHWQAFKRGSLTASKYKERGVTKIPVAIVNGVDPVIAFTASSPVPPGLDKYLFAGILRGEGVDVHELSNGILVPSHAESVFEGYVDLNDVRLEGPFGDHLGYYTPQDYYPVFKLERSYVRKSPVFHATSVGKPPLEDAWIGKAVERLFLPFLKVIIPELVDMNLPEYGLFTGIGIFSIRKSYPGQGKRAMMSIWGTGQLSLLKVVIVVDSDVNVHDLNQVLYTIASTVDPARDVLVIPNVLTDSLDHTTPHPPLGSKVGIDATRKFKEELGREWPEEVKSDEEVVKRITPIWEKIRAKYPPLR; this is translated from the coding sequence ATGACTTTCAAGGATCTAAGAGATTATATAAAATTCATGGATGAAAGAGGCAAAATTATACACATTGAAGACGAGGTCGACCCGGTTTTAGAGATAGCGGAGGTGAGCAGAAGAGCTACTTACGCCAACTTACCCCCACTGCTCTTTGAGAGGGTGAAGAACTACGAGGGGTGGAAAGTCCTCACAAACGTGTTTGGCTCAATGGAAAGCGTGTACGACGTATTTGGTACAAGGGATCTCGAGGGGATATCTCAGTCGTTCCTCTCCATCTTGGGCGAGCTTCCCGTAACCCTGCTTGACAAGGTCAAGTCATTGGGCAACGCGTTGAGGATGGGCAAGTTCATGCCAAAGTCAAGCAGTCCTAAGTTCGAGGAGAACCCAATTGGCCTTACCGACGTTCCTGCGCTCAAAACTTGGCCAAAGGACGCTGGGAGGTACTTTACCTTTTCCATAGTTATAACTAAGGATCCCTCCGGCGTCAACAACCTAAGCGTCTACAGAGTCCAAGTGCTCAACGAAAGGGAGGCCATAGTGCACTGGCAGGCGTTCAAGAGGGGCTCTTTGACTGCCTCAAAGTACAAGGAAAGGGGCGTGACCAAGATACCCGTGGCCATAGTCAACGGAGTGGATCCAGTAATAGCGTTTACTGCCTCGTCTCCAGTACCTCCGGGGCTTGACAAGTACCTCTTTGCTGGCATACTGAGGGGAGAGGGCGTGGACGTCCACGAACTTAGTAACGGTATCCTAGTTCCCTCCCATGCAGAGTCTGTCTTCGAGGGTTACGTTGACTTAAACGACGTGAGGTTAGAGGGACCTTTCGGGGACCACTTGGGCTACTACACTCCGCAGGACTACTATCCCGTGTTTAAGCTGGAGAGGAGCTACGTCAGGAAGTCGCCCGTCTTTCACGCCACTTCAGTGGGTAAGCCTCCACTGGAGGACGCGTGGATAGGGAAGGCGGTGGAGAGGCTGTTCTTACCATTCCTTAAGGTGATTATTCCCGAGCTAGTGGACATGAACTTGCCAGAGTATGGTCTGTTTACGGGCATTGGCATCTTCTCCATCAGGAAGAGCTACCCGGGACAGGGGAAGAGGGCCATGATGTCAATATGGGGAACCGGGCAGTTGAGCTTACTCAAGGTGGTCATAGTAGTTGATTCCGACGTCAACGTGCACGATTTGAACCAAGTGCTCTACACTATAGCCTCAACCGTAGATCCAGCAAGGGACGTCTTAGTGATCCCGAACGTCCTCACAGACTCCCTAGACCACACTACTCCACATCCCCCTCTAGGGAGCAAAGTGGGAATCGACGCAACTAGGAAGTTCAAGGAAGAGCTTGGAAGGGAGTGGCCAGAGGAGGTTAAGAGCGACGAAGAGGTGGTAAAGAGGATTACGCCAATTTGGGAAAAGATCAGAGCGAAATATCCTCCCTTAAGGTAA
- a CDS encoding Snf7 family protein codes for MANKVEEFVKGWNGKQEPSLGEKLKGAFTSKQPLRYKLVMAHYKLKSTISRLEVYISKMQERDRVLFERVVDAKMSKDTARAAMYANEIAEIRKVTKQLIATQIALEQVELRLETVTELGDVFTNLIPVVGVVKELRNSIRGMMPELSLELADVEEGLQEVVIEAGDFTGANLEQAPASPEARKILEEASAIAEQRMKENFPELPSFVTSTQKSNASQK; via the coding sequence ATGGCTAACAAGGTAGAAGAGTTCGTTAAGGGTTGGAACGGAAAACAGGAACCCAGTCTAGGGGAGAAACTAAAGGGCGCTTTCACCTCAAAACAGCCTCTAAGGTACAAGCTCGTGATGGCCCACTATAAGCTCAAGTCCACGATTAGTAGGCTAGAGGTATACATATCCAAGATGCAGGAAAGGGACAGGGTCCTCTTCGAGAGAGTAGTAGACGCCAAGATGTCTAAGGACACTGCAAGGGCTGCAATGTACGCCAACGAAATCGCCGAGATCAGGAAGGTCACGAAGCAGTTAATAGCGACCCAGATAGCGTTGGAACAAGTGGAGCTCAGGCTTGAGACTGTGACGGAGCTTGGAGACGTGTTCACAAACTTGATACCCGTAGTCGGAGTGGTAAAGGAGCTGAGGAACTCCATACGCGGCATGATGCCGGAGCTAAGCTTGGAGCTAGCTGACGTGGAAGAGGGCTTGCAGGAGGTCGTAATAGAGGCAGGAGACTTCACTGGTGCTAACCTAGAACAGGCACCGGCTAGCCCAGAGGCTAGGAAGATACTGGAGGAGGCCTCTGCAATAGCGGAACAGAGGATGAAGGAGAACTTCCCAGAGTTGCCTTCCTTCGTGACCAGTACGCAAAAGAGCAACGCTTCTCAAAAATAA
- the ppsA gene encoding pyruvate, water dikinase — protein MIDIAGGKGANLGELVSFGIRVPPGFIITSKAYYYFISYNNLNTKIKEILDQEKDVEEASKRIKELILKSKIPEDLEQAIFSAYDELAKRVGTEILVAVRSSATAEDLENASFAGQQDTYLNVTRPELLNNVKMVWASLFNARAIEYRRAKGIDVEKVGIAVVVQKMVNSRSAGVMFTLHPANGDRNFVVIESSWGLGEAVVGGKVTPDEIVIEKSTLRIVEKRASHKTLKIYYDRVQKKNVEAELKGEEADKISLTDEEAIELAKLALKIEEHYGRPMDIEWAIDADMKFPDNVFVVQARVETFWSSKAKAQQEEKKVEVPERKVLIKGLAASPGIASGRARVILDVKDTKDFQKGDILVTKMTDPDWVPIMKIASAIVTDEGGITSHAAIVSRELGIPAVVGTKEGTKLIKDGQDITVDATRGVVYEGRIVTEKVEEKPVTAQGLSRDILLSLYPITGTKIYMNLGQPDVIEKYVDLPFDGIGLMRIEFIVSEWIRYHPLYLIKIGKPEEFVNKLAEGVARVASAIYPRPVVVRFSDFKTNEYKGLIGGEEFEPEERNPMLGWRGVSRYISPQYEPAFRLEVRAIKKVREEMGLNNVWVMFPFVRTLTELRKAMKIMKDEGLERGKNFKVWVMAEVPSVIMLADEFSRLVDGFSIGSNDLAQLTLGVDRDSEILARTGYYDERDPAVLRSMRKLIRVAHKYGRTVSICGQAPSVYPEVTEFLVKEGIDSVSVNPDAVVSTRRLVASIEQKLMLQGLRRK, from the coding sequence ATGATAGATATAGCAGGAGGAAAGGGGGCGAATTTAGGCGAACTGGTGAGCTTTGGTATAAGGGTTCCTCCAGGGTTTATAATTACCTCCAAGGCTTATTACTACTTTATTTCGTATAACAATCTTAACACGAAGATAAAGGAAATTTTAGACCAGGAAAAGGACGTAGAAGAGGCTAGCAAGAGGATAAAGGAGCTTATCTTAAAGTCAAAGATCCCAGAGGACCTCGAGCAAGCTATATTCTCTGCCTACGATGAACTAGCCAAAAGGGTCGGGACGGAGATCTTGGTCGCAGTGAGGTCCTCAGCTACGGCAGAGGACTTAGAAAACGCCAGTTTTGCGGGCCAGCAGGACACCTACTTGAACGTTACTAGGCCAGAGCTCCTCAACAACGTAAAAATGGTCTGGGCCAGCCTTTTCAACGCTAGGGCCATAGAGTATAGGAGGGCAAAGGGAATAGACGTGGAAAAGGTTGGAATAGCCGTCGTCGTACAAAAGATGGTGAACTCCAGATCAGCAGGCGTCATGTTCACCTTACACCCAGCCAACGGGGACAGGAACTTCGTAGTAATAGAGTCCTCGTGGGGTTTAGGAGAAGCTGTAGTGGGAGGGAAGGTAACTCCTGATGAGATAGTGATAGAGAAGTCCACTCTAAGGATCGTGGAAAAGAGGGCATCCCATAAGACCCTTAAGATCTACTATGATAGGGTTCAGAAGAAAAACGTTGAGGCAGAGCTAAAAGGCGAAGAGGCGGACAAGATTAGCTTGACCGACGAGGAAGCCATAGAGCTGGCTAAGTTGGCTTTGAAAATAGAGGAGCACTACGGCAGGCCAATGGATATAGAGTGGGCAATTGACGCCGACATGAAGTTCCCGGATAACGTGTTCGTAGTGCAGGCGAGGGTAGAGACTTTCTGGAGCTCTAAGGCTAAAGCCCAGCAAGAGGAGAAGAAGGTAGAGGTTCCCGAGAGGAAGGTTCTCATCAAGGGACTCGCTGCAAGCCCCGGTATAGCGAGCGGGAGGGCGAGGGTCATACTAGACGTTAAGGATACTAAGGACTTCCAGAAGGGCGACATACTGGTCACAAAGATGACGGATCCAGACTGGGTTCCAATCATGAAGATTGCATCAGCGATAGTCACAGATGAGGGAGGAATAACCAGTCACGCAGCGATAGTCTCTAGGGAACTTGGGATACCAGCGGTGGTTGGCACTAAGGAGGGAACCAAGCTCATCAAGGACGGGCAGGATATCACGGTAGACGCCACCAGAGGAGTGGTCTACGAAGGCAGGATAGTAACTGAAAAGGTAGAGGAGAAGCCAGTAACTGCCCAAGGTCTGAGCAGGGACATCCTCCTCAGTCTTTACCCAATAACTGGTACGAAGATTTATATGAACCTTGGCCAACCAGACGTAATAGAGAAGTACGTGGACCTCCCGTTTGACGGAATAGGCCTCATGAGGATAGAGTTCATAGTGAGCGAGTGGATAAGATACCACCCGCTGTACCTCATCAAAATAGGAAAACCGGAGGAGTTCGTGAACAAGCTGGCCGAGGGAGTAGCTAGGGTAGCTAGCGCAATCTATCCTAGGCCAGTGGTGGTTAGGTTCTCGGACTTTAAGACCAACGAATACAAGGGGCTCATAGGAGGGGAAGAATTCGAACCGGAGGAGAGGAACCCAATGTTGGGATGGAGGGGCGTCTCGAGGTACATTAGCCCACAGTACGAACCAGCATTCAGGCTAGAGGTGAGGGCAATAAAGAAGGTAAGGGAGGAGATGGGGTTAAACAACGTCTGGGTAATGTTCCCGTTCGTGAGAACGCTGACGGAACTTAGGAAGGCAATGAAAATAATGAAGGACGAGGGACTAGAGAGAGGCAAGAACTTTAAGGTCTGGGTGATGGCTGAAGTACCATCAGTTATTATGCTGGCTGATGAGTTCTCCAGGCTTGTGGACGGTTTTAGCATAGGAAGTAACGACCTAGCCCAATTAACTCTTGGCGTTGACAGGGACTCGGAGATCTTAGCCAGGACTGGATACTACGATGAAAGGGACCCAGCCGTGCTGAGGTCCATGAGAAAGTTGATAAGAGTAGCTCACAAGTACGGGAGGACTGTCTCCATATGCGGGCAAGCCCCCAGCGTTTACCCAGAGGTTACCGAGTTCCTGGTCAAGGAAGGGATAGATAGCGTGAGCGTCAATCCGGACGCCGTGGTCAGCACTAGAAGGTTGGTAGCTAGCATAGAGCAGAAACTAATGCTTCAAGGCTTGAGAAGAAAGTAA
- a CDS encoding inositol-3-phosphate synthase, with translation MIRIAIAGLGNCASMLIQGIEYYKQRGRNFTEGLITPFVGNYSITDIEVVAAFDVSKNKVGKDVAEAIFEKPNITPRIVEMKKLGVKVSKGPVLDGVAPHMFNVFNPEVDGKIEDVVRELKDSKAEILVNMLPVGSENATRAYARAALEANVAFVNAIPVFIASDPTGKFPKMFKAKNIPLAGDDVKGQIGATIFHRAITSLFRLRGVKVEETYQLNVGGNTDFLNMKTEERLYSKRISKTKAVTSTLDNAVEIESEGKIRIGPSDYVPFLGNTKVAYIYVKGSGFAGIPIKVEASLEVDDKSNCAAVLVDVIRAVKIALDRKVGGPLDKVSAFYFKHPPVQAKDDDEAYRWFKEFVM, from the coding sequence ATGATCAGGATAGCAATAGCAGGACTAGGAAACTGCGCCTCCATGTTAATCCAAGGTATAGAGTACTACAAGCAGAGGGGAAGGAACTTCACTGAGGGACTAATTACACCGTTTGTGGGAAACTACTCCATCACTGACATAGAGGTTGTAGCGGCATTTGACGTTTCCAAGAACAAGGTGGGGAAGGACGTGGCAGAGGCCATATTTGAGAAGCCCAACATAACCCCCAGGATCGTTGAAATGAAAAAGCTGGGAGTAAAAGTGAGTAAGGGGCCAGTACTAGACGGCGTCGCACCTCACATGTTTAACGTGTTTAACCCTGAGGTTGACGGAAAAATAGAGGACGTGGTAAGGGAACTGAAGGACTCCAAGGCTGAAATCCTCGTCAACATGTTACCTGTAGGTAGTGAGAACGCAACAAGAGCCTACGCCAGGGCTGCCTTAGAAGCTAACGTGGCCTTCGTCAACGCCATACCGGTCTTCATAGCCAGCGACCCCACTGGAAAGTTCCCTAAGATGTTTAAGGCTAAGAACATTCCGTTAGCTGGGGACGATGTAAAGGGACAGATAGGGGCCACGATCTTCCACAGGGCCATAACATCGCTCTTTAGGCTAAGGGGAGTAAAGGTGGAGGAGACCTACCAGTTAAACGTTGGAGGGAACACCGACTTCTTGAACATGAAGACCGAGGAGAGGCTTTACTCTAAGAGGATAAGCAAGACAAAAGCGGTAACTAGCACGTTGGACAACGCAGTGGAGATAGAGAGCGAGGGAAAAATAAGGATAGGCCCCAGCGACTACGTTCCTTTCCTCGGCAACACTAAAGTTGCTTACATTTACGTTAAGGGCTCGGGTTTCGCTGGCATACCCATTAAGGTTGAGGCAAGCCTCGAGGTAGACGATAAGTCCAACTGCGCTGCCGTATTAGTAGACGTAATAAGGGCGGTGAAGATCGCGTTAGACAGGAAAGTTGGCGGGCCCTTGGACAAGGTATCTGCGTTCTACTTTAAGCACCCGCCAGTACAGGCTAAGGACGATGACGAGGCATACAGGTGGTTTAAGGAGTTCGTTATGTGA
- a CDS encoding acylphosphatase, which yields MLRRMYIRVYGLVQGVGFRRYVQINAARLGIRGYAKNLPDGTVEVVAEGYEEALNKLLEVVKRGPPLSKVEKVDYRFEDYRGDFESFETY from the coding sequence ATGTTGAGGAGAATGTACATAAGGGTTTACGGTCTAGTGCAGGGAGTAGGGTTTAGGCGTTACGTTCAAATTAACGCCGCGAGGCTGGGGATAAGGGGGTACGCTAAGAACCTTCCAGACGGTACTGTGGAGGTGGTAGCGGAGGGTTACGAGGAAGCGTTAAACAAGCTCCTCGAGGTCGTCAAGAGGGGTCCCCCACTGTCGAAGGTAGAGAAAGTAGATTATCGCTTTGAGGACTACAGGGGAGACTTCGAGTCCTTTGAGACGTACTGA
- a CDS encoding TrpB-like pyridoxal phosphate-dependent enzyme: protein MVEREEILPKYWYNVIPDLPKPLPPPRDPPEAEFSRIDLLRKIMPKEVLRQQFTVERFIKIPEDVRNAYLNIGRPTPLLRAKRLEEMLGTPAKIYFKFEGATPTGSHKINTALPQAYFAKEEGVNHVVTETGAGQWGTAVALSARMFDMNATVFMVRVSYEQKPQRRTIMQLYGADVYASPTNLTEFGRKILAENKDHPGSLGIAMSEAIEFALKNEIKYLVGSVLDVAILHQSVIGLEAIRQLDELGEDPDVLIGCVGGGSNFGGFAFPFYGAKKGKKFIAVGSYEIPKFSKGDYVYDFPDTAGLLPQVKMITLGKDYVPPPIYAGGLRYHGAAPSLSLLIKEKVVEWREYSEPEIFEAAKLFMRAQGIVPAPESAHAIKAVIDEALEAKRANEKRVIVFNLSGHGLLDLPNYESMMKRSLK, encoded by the coding sequence ATGGTAGAAAGAGAGGAAATCTTACCGAAGTATTGGTATAACGTAATACCAGACCTCCCTAAGCCTTTACCTCCACCTAGGGATCCACCGGAAGCCGAGTTCTCCAGGATAGACCTCCTGAGGAAGATAATGCCAAAGGAGGTGCTAAGGCAACAGTTCACAGTCGAGAGGTTCATAAAGATCCCCGAGGACGTGAGAAACGCTTACCTTAACATAGGAAGGCCAACACCGCTGTTGAGGGCAAAGAGGCTTGAGGAAATGCTGGGAACCCCCGCTAAGATATACTTTAAGTTCGAGGGGGCGACGCCGACTGGCTCTCACAAGATAAACACAGCGTTGCCTCAAGCGTACTTCGCTAAAGAGGAAGGGGTGAACCACGTAGTTACGGAGACGGGAGCGGGCCAGTGGGGAACTGCAGTAGCGCTGTCCGCAAGGATGTTCGACATGAACGCCACTGTCTTCATGGTTAGGGTCAGCTACGAACAGAAGCCCCAAAGGAGGACCATAATGCAACTTTACGGAGCTGACGTCTACGCCAGTCCTACAAACTTAACGGAGTTTGGAAGAAAGATCTTAGCAGAGAACAAGGATCACCCAGGCTCTCTGGGTATAGCAATGAGCGAGGCAATAGAGTTTGCATTAAAGAACGAGATAAAGTACCTAGTGGGAAGCGTGTTGGACGTGGCGATCCTCCATCAAAGCGTAATCGGACTCGAGGCCATAAGGCAATTGGACGAGCTAGGCGAAGACCCAGACGTGCTAATAGGATGCGTTGGAGGGGGGAGTAACTTTGGTGGATTTGCATTTCCGTTCTACGGTGCTAAGAAGGGCAAGAAGTTCATAGCAGTAGGATCTTACGAGATCCCCAAATTCAGCAAGGGAGATTACGTTTACGATTTCCCGGACACCGCGGGTCTATTACCTCAAGTTAAGATGATAACCCTCGGCAAGGACTACGTGCCTCCGCCAATTTACGCTGGAGGACTTAGGTATCACGGTGCAGCACCGTCTCTGAGCTTGTTGATAAAGGAAAAAGTAGTGGAGTGGAGGGAATACAGCGAGCCAGAGATCTTTGAGGCGGCAAAGCTGTTTATGAGGGCACAAGGTATAGTACCTGCCCCAGAATCGGCTCACGCCATAAAGGCTGTCATAGACGAGGCATTGGAGGCTAAGAGAGCCAACGAAAAGAGGGTCATAGTGTTCAACTTAAGCGGTCACGGGTTACTCGACCTGCCAAACTACGAGTCAATGATGAAAAGGTCTTTGAAATGA